taattctttaaattgtaatgtttctcttaccgctgatttggatcttagtcttaacaagttagatttttttgctattacatgtcattgggttatgcaaaaaggaattatatcttttttatatgatgaaggaaaaggtcgtcacgatggaaaatatttagcggattcaatgtctactattatgagattttttaacatttatagaaaaacactttgtatcgctttagataatgcttctaataatacaaatgtgattggtcttttaaaaagagaattaaaccctccgctaaaaaatatttttcatgtgagatgtagttgtcacattttaaacttaattgttaaagatggtcttgtgcgttttgacaattctattcaaaaagttagagaggcggttgcgtttcttttttgtaatgctaataggggaagacttagagattttaagaattgttgtgtggaaaataaccttagacctagaaaaattcaagtagaaattgagactaggtggaactacacttacattatgctacaacaagcatatgagtataggattcccatacaacaagttcacaacaaatataatattaataatgatgattggtttaattttacgcattgggaagatgttaaggaatgtgttgaactcttagaaattttttataatgcaactcttgctttttctaaacaattctatcccacggtaaccggaattttagcctacttagcgaaaatagctagagttttacaagagtataaatataaactcggttatcaagcggctatttttgatatgacaacaaaatttaaaaagtatttttttcccatcccaactttatttatattgggttctcttttaaatctttgtttaaaagtgtcttatactaaagcattggttggtcaaatttatacatttttagaaattgaaaagggagttcaaccatctttagctgaagccaaactcgctattgatgacgagtttagaaaagtttttactcattattctaatttggaagaacatgctacacccgttgctccacgccctactacttctcaaagtagcaaaaaggggttgtcgggtttgtcgcatttaaaagttttacattcacagccaactccttcttgtagtgcaaactttgatgaatataacttttatttgatgcagccaaatgtggatatcaaggaactagatgagttggacgtcttagcatggtgaaagaaatacaaggcaagccatctgatactctcaagaatggctcgagatatccttacggttcaagtatcaaccgtggcttcagaGAGTGCAtatagccaaggaagacaacaaattggagaccatagacactcattatccggctttagcttgcaagtactagtgtgcattcgcgattggattaggtCGGAGCGatgcaaccaaaacttagaagtggaggaaggcgaagaggaagagattgaagatgtggaggaaggcgaagaggaagagattgaagatttgatagcaagtggaccggaccaaatggaagactttgaagatatctccatgtacgaatatgatatgggggaaattaaccaaatgattgagaattggtgattttattattctactatttctttgcaactcatgtattatttttgcaagttaaaaaaaactacaatttgcaaataaatgttatccaagaatgaataaaatatatggctcattgagctttcttctatttacttgtgttcatatttttacttatattaagttaggaatatacctaaaatatacttataatatacatctacttaaattaaaaactagaaagttatatacttgaaaaataactaaaatatactaagaatatacttataatatatagtatacatataatttaaacatatactatatatatatatatatatatatatatatatatatatatatatatacatacacacacgtaTATGCTGTGtagctgacttgctgttagcatgttagtcagtaaatatataaactttactgataaacttatataacatatgtaaatatacctacaatatactaataaatactataatatatatatactatacaaaaaataaaaataaaaagaggttttggacgtgtttgaaccggaccggttccggtttcggatttttaaccggtaaaccggaaccggtggccggtttcgattttttaacaggaaaccggccggtttgttaaccggttacTGGTCCGGTCCGATTCAAACCGGTGAACAAGTTTAGTTGAGCTCAAAATAAGCCAATGTGAAAGACTTTTGCCAAATAACCACCAAAGATGTGGTGTAGGATAGGTTGCTTCTCGCTTAAtcagaggtctcgggttcgagcccTGGGTATGGAAAAATCCTTGATAGGGAGCGTTTTTCCCCGAATAAGCCCTACGCAACGCAAATCCGAATTAATCGAGCTCCAATATTACAGGTACCGGACACCGATGGAAAacgaaaaaaaatcaaataaaatctgacagataaaataaaaaagtatttCAATGCTTATGCTTGCTACACAAAAGGGGGAAAAAGGTACAAAAATGAGTTGGAAGTGAAAATTGGGTCGAAAGTAATAGACATTCTAGACTATAGACAATCATTAGATAAATGTACCAAAACGAAATATAGTCTGATATCTAAACTGAAGCATTGCACAGTTACGTCAGGTACAAACCTAATGAAGTCGTTTTTGACGGCCTCTTAATTCAATAGGGAAGTGCTTTTTGTTATTTTCATTAGAATGCATATTATATATTTGTACATAAATATTTTTGACGTAATGTTTGGCTGAATTtaaacctgttaaccggtttgaaccggaacggaccggtaaccggttaacaaaccggccggtttccggttaaaaaacctGAACCGGCCACCGATTCCTGTTTATCGGTTAAAAACCCGAAACcgaaaccggtccggttcaaacacgtccaaaacctcttttttgttttttgttttttgttttttgttttttgtatcgtatatatatatatatattatagtatttattagtatattgtatgtatatttacatatgttatataagtttataactaaagtttatatatttactgactaacaggctaacagcaagttagcaatacagcatatacgtgtgtgtatatatatatattaagttatatgcttaagttatactacatatacctaaaatatagtaagaatatagttatatatatcaatatacttaggttatataacttatatatatatatatatatatagagagagagagagagagatatatgtttaagtatactatatatacttataacttaagttatttatagcttaagttttttctaagtttataaattcgtatatacgtatatatatatatatatatatatatatatatatatatatatatatatatatatatatatatatatatatatatatatattaagttatatgcttaagttatactacatatacctaaaatgtagtaagaatatacttatatatatcaatatatttaggttatataacttacatatatatatatatatatatatatatatatattaagttatatgcttaagttatactacatatacctaaaatgtagtaagaatatacttatatatatcaatatacttaggttatataacttatatatatatatatatatatatatatatatatatatgtgtgtgtttaagttatatgtatactatatattataagtatattttagttatttttcaagtatataactttctagtttttaatttaagtagatgtatattataagtatattcttagtatattttaggtatattcctaacttaatataagtaaaaatatgaacacaagtaaatagaagaaagttcaatgagccatatattttattcattcttggataacatttatttgcaagttgtagtttttttttttaacttgcaaataatacatgagttgcaaagaaatagtagaataataaaatcaccaattctcaatcatttggttaatttcccccatatcatattcggacatggagatatcttcaaagtcttccatttggtccacttgctatcaaatcttcaatctctccctcttcgccttcctccgcttctaagttttggttgcgtcgctccgatctaatccaatcgcgaatgcacattagtacttgcaagctaaagccggataatgagtgtctatggtctccaatttgttgtcttccttggctaaatgcactctccgaagccacggttgatacttgaaccgtaaggatatctcgagccattcttgagagtatcggatgacttgccttgtatttcttccaccatgctaagacgtccaactcatctagttccttgatatccacatttggctgcatcaaataaaagttatactcatcaaagtttgcactacaagaaggagttggctgtgaatgtaaaacttttaaatgcgacaaacccgacaacccctttttgctactttgagaagtagtagggcgtggagcaacgggtgtagcatgttcttccaaattagaataacttaagcatataagagaaacattacaatttaaagaattaaatacatggcgcaaataaaatctatattttttatacaaatctataacatccgctctacaagtacttctaggaataccctcaaataacggattataacaacgttgaatgtaagtaacaaaccccaaacccgaaggaaaggaaaatggtaaacagtcataagctaccattttagctatttttacacgctcttttttcttgtcatacttaaaatttttaccggttcgtgggtctatcgtcatttgaataccccccacatttgaacccgtttgctctccccaaacatccatatgtttctttctcatatgaccatttagtgtacccgtccaccatccttactagtttcttgcctaaaagcaaatacttgtccacatagggtacatttagctgtttggcttacgagttctaggcagtttgtcttgtgtatgtgattgtgcaggacatgtatctcctatgggattttcgggggcttgtgtttcatcatcatcaatttcattaaaagtgtcggtataatgttgttgcattgcctcatgacctaaaagtggattatttccaccaacatcaatacctaaattacgtgtttcttccacaaatgtttcctcattaagtccacccctaacaataccactactaccggcaccacgtctaaatctctttggcattattaaatagaattaatttaaatcacactcaaataaatcacaagaaaataaattgcaacaaattaaattgctagaattaaattgtttaaattaaattgcaaaaaataaagatagagttggaacgaaggtaccaaattgccggactaatttccaacaaagtgaaggcggctagaattgcaaatccaccaaagctacttcggattgttgcaaaatcaccaactccaccaacaatattataattgcaaaattaataattgaaactataataagactttataatatttatttgagagaaatttaaagtggctaattgttgcaaagtaactataattgagagattgagatttgagagaaagagaagagtgaattggtgtggattaaaatgaaaatggagagggaTTTATATATGAGGGGGGGATGGGTTAaactgttaaaaaaaaagtttggggggttgggggggggggggggggggggggaggggaaatgggtttgggaccgtttggcaacggccatttttgcaaatggaccgttggccaacggtccaacaGAGCAGCCCAACggctctatttaaaaaaaaaaaaaaaatccaccggtttaaccggtccagttctggttttaccggtttaaccgattCCGGTTCCAAAATAATTGAAACTGGATCGATATATAATAAACgattaaccggaaccggttgacgggtttaggcTGAATGGCAATAACTTAATGAATATTATATATTTGTACATAAATATTTTTGACGTAATGTTTGGCTGAATGGCAAAAACATAAAATACATAAGCTTGTAAATGagacaatccaaaaaaaaaaatgtttcggTCCCACTTGATCAGAACCCAATGGCTACTTCTTCTAACACGAACTAGTTACCCGAGGCCCGGGCTTTGACTCATGATATAAGTGTAGTAATATATTAATTAAAAAGTATAATCTATTACTTATTTTTTAACCACATAATTAACAATTCAGCGGCGCGTTAAATATGTATTGTTGATAAGTCTTCATCATTATTAATGCACGTTAGTCAACTTATTAGATAATcataaaaacaaaaaattatttatgagaAAGGAAGTTTGGTAgaaaaattatcaaataccaAAAGGACACAAGCGACTCGACATTATGTAAAGTAACATAATTTAAATTACGTAAATAATTAAAACTTGGTGAAAATCATAAatgaaaaatattgacatttTTATGAATCTATGAgcaaataatttttattttcataGATAGAAGTAGatttttttggtatttattaAGTTTTAATTTTACTCATAATATTTCATGTAACAATAGTTCATGCTAGCTAAGTGTGGTGATTTAATCTTAGTTTTAGACGAATTAAGGAAAAAAAGTAGTTTCATTAAATGAACGCCAAGAATCAATATAGTTCTTCATAtatagtttattttaaaaaatattaattctaAGTTGAAATTGCAATTTATAggattttttgtatttttaatatcTAAAATCTTAATTTAAATATTAAGAAaatctaatttaatttagctTCATAATTTAGTCAATAAAATTGCAATTTATAGTACCTTTTGTATTTTTAAtgtctaaattttaatttaaaatattaagtcgatctaatttaatttagcttcaaaattttgtcaataaaattacaatttatagtactttttatacttttaatatattaatttttatttaaaatattaatTCTATCTAATTTAATTTATCttcataatttagtcaaattgactctgaaaaaatgaaaaatatcacataaattaataCGGGGGCAAGAGTAATTAAAAAGATCTAATACATGTTCCAGTTCGAAACGATAATGTGGCTCCATAATTGCCTAAATTTTGATAATATgcataataacaaataatgtaaaGGGTAATTTAATAATCCTTTCAGTTCATATTATATGGTCTTTTTAAATTGGGCTAGAACGCAAGAAGTGTTTCACTAAATTACCTTAAATAAATAGTTCCTACTTAATAGAACTTTTTCGTTATGTAAAAATTCACTTATATAAATAATGGAAAATTTGGTATAAAGAAAAGCTATTAAttaagaacaagaaaagattcACAAACACTTATTGTACTATAATTCAATATACACCAATTACATAGACCCACGTACAAATTGACTTAGCATAAAGAATGAGTTCAAAAAATTAGAATAAGGCAAGGAAAAGACAAAACAAAGTCATGTGTAGCAACACCATAGAATTAAAATTCTTGTGAGGATTATAAAAATTTGGGATCTTTTCTCACATATAGAAGTAAAATATACACCAACGGCAGATTGCCACATAAAAATTTGATTTAAGATAAAGAATGAGGTCAAAAAATGATAATAGGCAAGAAAAGACAAAACAAAGTCATGTGTAGCAATATTATAGGATTAAAATTCTTGTGAGGATTGCAAAAATTTGAGATCctcccatatacatatagtagtaatGTCTCTTTCTCTTCATTTACTTAAATTCTTCCCATTTATTGCAAATGGCAAGACTAATCACCAAAGCTAACCAAACTCATACAATGATTATGGATGAGATCAACTTTGAATTAAGAcaaaaatcacaagaaaataaaccCTGCATTCTTGAGATCTTTTTGTAGCTAGGTGCAGAAGGAACAAATAGTTAGAAAATATGTCAGTTTTGAATGGTTACAGGGCAGGGCCTTTGAGCATCCTAATATATTATCATAAGAGCATACATCACCTCAATTAAACATAAAGTATTATTTATTGTCATGAACCTTAACCTTCTACTCCCtgcgttcacttttacttgtccactttagacTTTTCACActgtttaaaaaataataaatgaagtgcagtgcatatttttattggatttgaaaaatgatatgaaatgagtaattaatactgtgagtaaaacaggaaaaaataaattgtcttatcttgatttgctaaaagtgataagtaaaagtgaaaatctatttttagaatactgaacaagtaaaagtgaacggggAGGGAGTATATTCATCTGTTACTTGACAAATTAAATTATAGGCTTTAAATAAGGCAGAATAAGTTACTAATGCTTTTACTAGAATAGTTGCCATTTGGGCATTGCCCAGGAAACGGAAACGGGCAGCTTCAATGTTTATATTTAATAATATGGAGAGTCTTGGGCTTTAAATATAGTGAATGGATGGAAAGAATGACAAAATTATATGTATTCAACTTCTGCAGTTGCAAGGAAATTAATCAAAGTTAATTGGTTGTAGGTTTTCGGTAAACGTTTCAGACTCTTTAGAATTCCTTCTAATTTAAAGAACAATAAAGAATGACGCATAATTGTTGTCCATTGAATGGACTAACATTAAATGATACAATTGAACAGCAGGATCTTCGTTTATCTTTGAATTCACATTATTAGCGCAGTTTTGTTAAGAAGGATAATATTAGCAGCATttcattgttattattatttattttaaataaaatttttatttaaatttttgtaCATTAATGCTTTTGAAGTTAATGCTCCTGAACGTTTTAGCCTCAGTAGTCTTCATGTAAAATGGCAACTATTTTGTTAAAACGGAAACATTAGTAACTTATATTGTCGTATTTAAAGCCAATAATTTAATTTGTAAAGCAACAGATGAATATAGAAGGTTAAGGGTCATGACAATAAATAATACTTAATGTttcattgttattattatttattatttatttaaattTTGTACATTAATGCTTCTGAAGTTAATGCTCCTGAACGTGTTTAGCCTAAAGGTAATTATCATATTAAAGATTTCATTCAATGTAGAGAGTAAGTTAATGCTCTTGAACGTGTTAGACCTCAATGTAATTATAGTATTATACTCCCTCCggtcacttttacttgtctatttTGGACTTTTCAcactgtttaagaaataataaatgaagtgcataattaactgatgtacccatattaattggtgcatatatTCCTGAAATAGTTAAGAGAACAGTTAGACAAGGAGCCAAACTAGGTCTCGCTACATCACTCCTAGAGAAGGCCAAGGCGgaactctcttcttctttttgttggTATTGAAGAGGTCTTTGAATTGTTGTGGTGGAATGGTGGTGGTGTGGTAGAGgatatataacatacatatggCATACAAGTGATATTACTGTGTACGTCAGATGTATATAATTGTATGTCGTGTTTATGTCGCTTGTATGTCCTGTGTATATTATGCGTATCCGTACTATATACATGACATGCACGTGACATACATACGAACACAAGTGACATACATGATATTCAAGTGATATAGTTTGTGTATAACacatgtatatcatgtgtatgtCCAATGTATACAGTGGCATACCAACGCCACACAATGATATACCATGCATCTACAAGGAAGCCATTAGAGAGAGCTTCATCAACGTCCGTTGAAGATGCACCGACAACGAAGAAAACTTCAACAATTTCCGGCGAAGCAGTGGCGAAATCTAGTAGACATCATCAAGCTAGCAGAACTCCGGCAATAGCGAATGGGGGTTGGAATAAGGACTCCCGCGACGAACTGGTAAACAAACAAGGATAGGTGTGTGGGAAGAGAAGAAAGGAAGATCTCCAAAATTTCTGATTTTTGTGGGATTTAATGCGGGGGGCATATATTTTGTAAAAGGAACTATTACTATATTTTAAAAATGAAATAGTATTATTAGTTAGAGTACATATGAATTTATTTTAGTATATCTCTGTATAGGTCCCATTTAGGGACATATCAAATAATAATGGGTTGAAATCATCACCACTAGTTGATCCATATTTGTAGCAAGGAAGAGGTTATTAAGATTTAGAGTTGTATTTCCCCTTAGGTGAGATTTAGTGAATTATTTTACCACAAACAAAAtagtgtagtttttttttttttttttctactgcTTTTGTGGTGAACAAAGGAAAATAATTTGTATGTTATGACAAAGTTGAGAATGTTGGGttagcggggggggggggggggggggttcattAAAGAAAAAAAGTTTTAATTTCGTTCATTAGGAATGGGACacgtaataaataataattaaaaaattaatcCCGAGCATAAGACAGATTTGCGCCTCAATTGtcctttaaaaagaaaaaccaaaaaaaaaatataaaaataaataaatgagagGTCTGTCAATTTTAAGAGCAAAATTGAGCTAACTTAGCGGATGGATACTTTTAGCGAAGTGGATAAAGGATCTATTTAGACTTTTTAAGATAGTCCGAGACATTTTTGAGCCTTTACCGTTAATTCTTTTccatttcctttttctttccctTTGCAATTGCTACGGTGCAGAGAGTGTGAAGAATGGAATTTCTAATTCCAAAAAAAAACGCGGAGAATCTTGAACCTTTTGAGCTTCTTGATTTTCACCGGCAAGTGTAACTTTTGTCTTACTTAATGCGCGTTCAATGTGGAGAAGCTTTTCCTACATACCATGAAACTAAAGCACAAAGTATTAAACAAATTAAAAGCAACAACCTCCTCAATTGAGTGGGAAGTGGAATTCAAATGGAGCATTTTCAACTTCAAGAAAGTGGTGAATTTCAGAAACCTTCAAATGTAAGTGACTTAATGCCTTGTGAACTAGTCTGCAAGTCGCAAAAGTCTTTCAATGTTGATAGTCATTGGGTTTTCTGGAGCAGCAGACCCAACGATGAGTTGCGCTACCAACGCACGATTTTCCAAGTGATGAGTGAGTTCTGAATACCAAATTATCAATACTTATTTGATTCATTATGAGTTTTTATttgagttaatggtcaaaaaaacacacctaaactattaCTTTTTCGCTAGTTTCACGCCCTAGCTATCAGTTGTTCTCTTTTTCTATCTGAACTATCATCATCTACTGGGATCAACCATTTGCTTTATGTGATAAATTTGATATGGGACTCTGTTCATACAGGAGGCTCCGTCTCGATACTTTGATTCCCATTGACATTAACAATGTTGAAGTTGAAGGTCTCCTTGGTCCCATTGGACGAGTTTTCAGAAATGGGTTGCCAGAATTTAGCCCCGATGTGCGGAGTTACTCTGCCGGAGAGTTTCCACTTCTTGAAGATGCAATTCGGTTGGGCATCCATCGTTATTGGGCATGGCCAGTGTTTAAGCCTCATGATCAGCATTGCCTTGGTGTTCTTGAGATTGCATTTACAGACCCAACATCTTATTCCCCACATCTTCCACGTTTCTTAAGGTGCTTGCTTACCTGTTCTGCCTTACTTCTTTAATATAATCTGGCTAGGATTAATGAGTATTCATCATGTCTGTTAATCATCTGTTTGCATTGCCTAGATTTGGAAAAATACATATTTTGCACCCTAAACAGAAAATCAGTTATAAAATTAGGATTTTGCAGGCGTTCCCTTACTCCCTTATGTTGTTAGAAGTGAACGCAATACCATCCGAGATATATAAAATCAGTATCGTGGTGTGAAGTGTTCTATATGCGGGGCATGTCCCCTACACATCGAAATTGATGCATTTTTCTTTTATTCTACCACCTTTTATCTCCCAAATTAAGCCCTCAGCCTCCTCGTTGTGAGCTGATGCCTTGTTCCTGAAGTTGGGTGTGAAGTGAGACGGTTCAATTTTGGCATGGTGAGCAATTTCTGAAGAGGGG
The sequence above is a segment of the Lycium barbarum isolate Lr01 chromosome 6, ASM1917538v2, whole genome shotgun sequence genome. Coding sequences within it:
- the LOC132643681 gene encoding protein NLP6-like encodes the protein MKLKHKVLNKLKATTSSIEWEVEFKWSIFNFKKVVNFRNLQMRLRLDTLIPIDINNVEVEGLLGPIGRVFRNGLPEFSPDVRSYSAGEFPLLEDAIRLGIHRYWAWPVFKPHDQHCLGVLEIAFTDPTSYSPHLPRFLRRWI